The Euryarchaeota archaeon DNA segment GGTGCCGAACGCCCCCCACAAGACGCCTTCGATGGCGAGGTCCACGTTCGCGTCGTTTAGGACTATCTGCGGGTTCTTGCCCCCGAGTTCGAGCTCCACCGATTTCAGGTACTTCGCGGCCCGCGTGTAGACATCACGCCCCGCGTCGCCGCCGCCGGTGAATGACACGGCCGCGACCTTGGGGTGCTCGACGATCGTGGTCCCGACGACCGAACCGCTTCCAGTTACCATGTTGAGAACACCCGGCGGAAGGCCTGCTTCGTCAAGCACTTCGACGAGTGCCGCCGCGCACCATGGGGTCTTGCTCGCCGGCTTGAAAACGGCCGTGTTCCCGGCGACGAGCGCAGCGCCGATCTTCCAGGAGGGGATCGCGACGGGGAAGTTCCACGGCGTGATGAGCCCGACCGTGCCGATCGGCCGGCGCACGGTCATGCAGAACTTGCTCCGAAGTTCCGACGTGGTGGTCTCGCCGAAGAGCCTCCTTCCCTCACCAGCGATGTATTCGAAGAAATCGATCGCTTCCTGGACGTCGCCACGCCCCTCCTTGATGGCCTTGCCCATCTCCTTTGTGACGAGTTGCCCCATCTCCTCCTTGCGCTTTCGCATGAGGCGCGCGGCCTCGAGAAGGATCTCGCCCCGCGCAGGGGCGGGCATCGACGCCCATTCCGGGAAGGCGGCTACGGCGGCCTTGATCGCCTTCTCCGTCTCCTCCTTTGTGGCCGACGGGAAGCGCGAGAGCACCTCGCCGGTGGCCGGGTTCACCGACTCGATGCGCTCCTTTGACGCTGAATCGATCCACTTGCCGCTTATGAAGAGGCCGTACTCCTTGGGCTTGACCATCAGGATCACTGGTCCGGGCACGGGGGCAAGAGTTGAAATACCTTTCCGGGGCCTGTGAAGAGGGATCGCGCGTGGCGACGGCTCCTATCGGTCCGGCGCATTTGCGCGGATGGCGCGAATCCCGCTCAGAACGTTCTTCCTGACTCAAGAAAATCCTTGAGGTTCAGGAGCGCATCGTCAAGTTCCCTGTTGTATTCGCGGACCGCCTGGTTCTCGGTGACGAGCCTGTCCATGACGCCTGGTAGCTCGAAATCAAGTCGCAGCCTGATGAGCGTTGCATCCTTCGTGGGCGAGAGATCGTAG contains these protein-coding regions:
- a CDS encoding aldehyde dehydrogenase family protein; this translates as MVKPKEYGLFISGKWIDSASKERIESVNPATGEVLSRFPSATKEETEKAIKAAVAAFPEWASMPAPARGEILLEAARLMRKRKEEMGQLVTKEMGKAIKEGRGDVQEAIDFFEYIAGEGRRLFGETTTSELRSKFCMTVRRPIGTVGLITPWNFPVAIPSWKIGAALVAGNTAVFKPASKTPWCAAALVEVLDEAGLPPGVLNMVTGSGSVVGTTIVEHPKVAAVSFTGGGDAGRDVYTRAAKYLKSVELELGGKNPQIVLNDANVDLAIEGVLWGAFGTAGQRCTATSRLIVEKGVYDQVMERLVTRTKKLRIGNPIDAKVDVGPVSGADQEKTVLKYIDIAKKEGAKFVTGGKKITGGDYDKGYFIEPTILEAKHGMRVTKEEIFGPVLSVIKVKDFDEAVKVANDVEYGLSSSIYTKDVNKAFKAIEALETGITYINAPTIGAEVHLPFGGVKNTGNGGREAGTTAIEEFTEIKTVFVDYSDKLQKAQITE